In Diabrotica undecimpunctata isolate CICGRU unplaced genomic scaffold, icDiaUnde3 ctg00001599.1, whole genome shotgun sequence, the sequence TCAGTGGCTATTTTTTCCACATCTTGACAAGAAAATGGTTTAGACATGAATGTTACAATATCtgtcagttttttaaaattagcGAAGCGTCTTTCAAACTCACCGTGAAGTGTTTGCAGCTCCGTTtcgtaataaacataatttaaatgaGCGGCTACCCTTTTTTTCAACGATGGAAAGTTGTTTAAATCCTTTCTGCTAATTTGCTTaatcaataatttcaatttattgacaaaagaatgtattgcgctcatcatatcgataattgttttatttttaccttgtaGTTCAAAATTAAGGAGGTTCAAATGATTTGTTAAATCTGTTAGGAAAGCCAGATCACTGAGCCATTTTTCGTTTTGAAGTAGATGAGTGTCGTCCCCTCGTTCttctaaaaaagaaattatttcggGAAGTAGCTCCTggaacctatctaaaaatttTCCACGGCTCATCCACCTAACATCTGTATGCAGAAGTAAATCAGTGTGTTCTGCAGAGTCGCTATCTTCCAATTGCGCTTTAAAAATACGTCGTTGCAAGCTTCGCGCTCTGATTGAATTCAcaatttttgttgtcatcttcagtatgtcgtccatatttaaaattttggaacacaaaacttgctggtgaatgatgcaatgaaatgaaaaaaacgaTGGACATAATGCAACAAATAAATTGTTAACGCCAGTCATGGATGGTGCACCATCTGCACTCCCAGTTTAAATTTATCTGTGAATGCTGATATGCCGAATCAGCATTATCGCAACTTTATGGTGAAGAGATAGCATCATAATTATTTCGATCATGCACGTATGGTGAGTCAGGATATTGTTCAAGATAGTGGctgcataattattaaaaaggggAAATGTCAAGGTTGCCAATAGCAACTAATAATTTATCTGTATCATCTCTGTGTGTGTCAAGCGAGAATAAAAAAGTCAGATcttgaaattcattttgtataattttattataagaatttttcacATTACGAATAGATAAATCATCAGATCATatctaagaaaaagaacaaaacaaacattGGTCCTTAGAGCTTTGGATATTTGTGCTATTCCACGCCATACAACCTACAAGATCCACGTTTGCCGACAACGTTGAACGAGACAGTCGCAGAAATACATCGAGTGCTCCTTTGCCACAGTCTTCAAGTCAAGTATACAATCCGATTGAACACATACTGACGATTTCACTGGACGGGACATCGAATCATCAAAAATCAGGGAAGTGAGCTTTTGTTCCTTActtatctgcctttcatttcaatTTCCTAACTTAGACTTCTTCAATCTTGAAATTTATTGTTCATTGTTAGTTTACTTTGACACATAAtagttaaaacatttaaatttgaattaaaatggGGATTTGCCTACGTTAAAAAAGATAAGAGCATCTCTTAAAGCGCGATTAAcctcatttattaaattcattgaTAGGGACTCAACCCACGGTGAGATGAATGAGCCAACTCGCGCTGAAATTGAATTGCGCATCGAAAACGCGAATAGTATTCATACTCAATATCAAGAAAcccaattaaaaatagaaagtttacTGGACGCAATaactgaggaagaaataaattacaGAGAAACGTTCGGAACATCATTTTATTCAGTTATAATTAAGGCAAAACAACTGTTGACAACAACCTCAGCTAGTGCCTCCAGTACATCTAGTCCTACTAGTGAACATTCTCCAATATAAAACCTCTCAACCTCCAATATAAAACTTCCTTCTATTGAATTGCCAAAATTCAGTGGCAACATAGAAGAATGGTTAGATTTTCATGAATAATTTGATTCGttagttataaaaaataatagtatatctgaaatacaaaaattacattatttaagagCATGCATAACAGGTTCTGCTGAGAGAGTCATTGCTTCTATACCTCTCTCTGCTTCTAATTTTACTGTTACATGGAATCTTTTGGTTGAGAGATATTCTAACAAGGAATTGTTGTTGCATAACCATATTAAAGCCATCTTCAATTAATTTTAAGGCAATCAATAAAGAAGGTTCATTTTCAATCAGAAATTTAATTGATACATTTTGTAGCAATCTTAGAGCTTTGGAGGCATTAAAACAACCAGTCGAACATTGGGATGCCCTTCtcaaatatattcttttggaaaaATTAGATTCTGAATCTGTGAAAGAATGGGAGAAGGCCAACAATGGTAAAGTCAGTCAAGTTTCGGACCTCATATATTTCCTAAAAACGAAGGCAGATACTCTAGAAAGATATAATCTAAATAAACCCAATATTCAAGGGACTTCTGTCAATAATCATGTCAAATTCAGACACAACAGTACTAAGGCTCTTGTAAGTACAaaatcttcttttctttcttgtcCTTTATGCAACCAGCAACACAAACTGGTTCACTGTAGTCAATTTCATTCATTAGACATTCCTGCCCGTATCAATAAAGTACGTAGATTTAAATTATGCTTGAATTGTCTGCATTCTGGACATCAACAAGCTACGTGCAAATATGGCGAATGTAAGAAATGTAACCAGAAACATCATACTCTTCTTCATGAATTTATTGAAAATCCACTAAATCCATTGTCTCAGTTTAATGATCAAGTAGTTGCTTCTCAGAGTAGCCCTCAGACACTTTCTAATACTTCTCAAAATCAACAAATCCTTCTATCAACGGTTGTTGTCCAAGTTCGTGACCATTTAGGGGTTGCTCATAATTGTagagctcttttagatagtggagCTCAATCTAATTTTATCACATCAAGTTTAGTTGATTTGCTGGGTATTTCAGGGGAGCAGGTTAACATTTCTGTAGTGGGTATCGCTcatgtttcttctaaaataaatcACAAATGTAATATTGTTATTAACTCTTTACAATCTATATATTCTTTCCCCCTAGAGTGTTTAATCATTCCACAAATATGTGGACAACTTCCAGTTTGTCAAATTGATGCATCTTCGTTGCCCATACCTGCAAATATTTgtttatcagacccaaattttcATACTCCTTCGGAAGTAAATATTCTGATCAGTGCTAGTATTTTTTGGGACCTGCTATGTGTGGGTCAGGATAAGTTAGGTCCTGAAAAACCCATACTTCAGAAAACTAGATTAGGGTGGATCATTTCTGGTCCTTTAATAAATACCAGGGTGAATAGTCAGCAATCTACCATATGTGGATTATCACACAATATCGAAACTGACGACCTTTCTAGGTTTTGGGAGATTGAGGAGTGCTCAGGTACTAAACTTCAGTCTCCAGAAGAGTTATTGTGCGAGGAGCACTTCAAATCAACCTTTAGGAGAAATTTGGATGGTCGGTTCATTGTGTCCATTCCTTTTAAGTCACAGGTTGACTCTTTGGGAGAATCCAGATCAATAGCTCAAAGAAGGTTCTATAGCTTAGAAAAAAGGCTTCTTAATGATCCTATCATGAAGGAGCAGTATGTTGCATTTATGGAGGAATACTTGTCTTTAGGCCACATGTCAAGAGTTACTGATTGTACTTTGCCAGTACATAGTTATTACTTTCCTCATCACGGGGTGATGAAGCAGGACAGTCTCACTACAAAACTCAGAGTAGTGTTCGATGGTTCCTGTCCGTCATCATCTGGTCATTCGCTCAACGATCTTCAGATGGTAGGTCCCGTCATGCAGAATGATTTGATATCTATCCTGTTGAGATTTAGAAGGTATCCATTTGTTGCATCTGCGGACATTGCCAAAATGTACCGCTAAATTCTTATTGATGATACTCAACGGTGTCTCCAAAGAATCTTATGGAGAAATCATCCGAAAGATCCTCTTCATTCATATGAATTAAATACAGTtacttatggctctacgtcaagtAGTTATCTAGCCACTAGATGTCTCTATCAGCTATCATTAGAGCATTCTGATACATTCCCTCAAGCTTCTAAAATCATAGCTGAAGACTTCTATGTTGACGACTTGTTAACTGGTTCTGATTCGTTAGAGGACTTAATCCTTAATTGTAAACAAGTCTCTGAAATTCTTTCAAAAGGTTGCTTTCCACTTAGAAAGTGGACGTCAAACAATTCTTTATTTCTTAAGTCCATCCAGGAATCTATTTCATTAGACACTCCCTTCCTTTTTGGTGCCAATGAAAACACAAAGACACTTGGGTTACAATGGTGCCCTAGTTTAGATTCATTGTCCTATTCTATTGATTCAAATGTTACTCCCAAAATTATCACTAAAAGATCAATACTTTCTGGTATTGCTCAAATATTCGACCCTTTAGGTCTCTTAAGTCCATCAATCATTAAAGTCAAAATCCTTATGCAACTCCTTTGGTTAGAGAAGTTAGACTGGGATGAAGGAGTGCCATTGCATATTCAGTCTGAGTGGTTATCTTTCAGATATCAGTTGCATGAGTTGAATAAATTGCAAATTCAaagaaatgtagttctccctAATTCTGTTCTTATTGAAATGCACGGATTCTGTGACGCAAGCAAAGTTGCTTATGGCGCAGCCATATATATTCGCAGTGTTGATAAAAagggtaacatttttataaatttactttGTGCTAAAAGCAAAGTAGCACCTGTAAAGAAGCTGAGCATACCTCGCCTGGAACTTAGCGGAGCTTTGATCTTATCACGTCTTTCTAAAATGGTTATTACTTCTTTGAATATTCAGTTCAATAAGATTTTTCTGTGGTCTTACTCAACCATTACCTTGGGCTGGATAAAAACTTCGTCACATGTACTAAAAACTTTCGTTGGTAATCGTGTTTCAGAAATTCAGTCCAACACAGATCCCGAAAATTGGAGACATGTACCTACGGATTGTAACCCTGCTGATTTACTCTCTCGAGGAATTGAACCTCAGGTTCTAAGCTCTTGTTTATTTTGGTGGCACGGCCCATCATTCTTGCTAGATTCTCCTGAAACTTGGCCAGTTCAAGTAtcttttgataaagaaaaacttccAGAGTTTAAAACTATTAGCAACCAATTTATGATAGTTTCGTCTactccattatttgattttgaaaaatattcgAGTTTTTCAACCTTGGTAAGGTCAGTGGCTTACTCTTTGCGTTTCTACTACAATTCTCAACGAAAGAACAAGGCCACTCGTGTTTTGGGGCATTTAACCACGCAGGAGATTAACAATTCTACCCTTACTCTAGTTAAGTTGGTACAAGCTGAAGGTTTCCCATCTGAGATTCAGTGCTTAAGAAGAGGTAATGCAGTTTCTTCTAAAAGCAGAATCTTATCACTTAATCCCTTTTTAGATCCAGAAGGATTACTCAGGGTCGGTGGTAGATTAAGTAATTCAAACTTTTCTTATCAAAAGAAACATCCTATTCTAATTCAATCTAATCATAAGTTTACTATTCTATTTTTCCGTCAAGAGCATTTTAAGCTGTGCCATGCAGGACCTCAACATCTCCTAGCTCACGTGCGTGAGAAATATTGGCCTTTACATGGAAAATCATTGGCTAGGAGAACGGTTCGCGAATGCTTGCGTTGCTTTCGCTTCAATCCCGATCAAGTTAATCCCATCATGGGAGATCTTCCCCAATCAAGAGTCACCCCCTCATTTCCATTTGCTGTTACAGGAGTTGATTATGCTGGTCCATTTGCCCCCAGAACTAGTCGTCATAGGGGTGCTTCTTCATATAAAGGTtatattagtttatttgtttgCCTATCGACAAAGGCCATTCATTTAGAGGTGGTAACGGATCTTTCCACCGAAGCCTTTATGGCggcaataaaacgatttatagcTAGAAGGGGCAAACCATGTCAGATGATGagtgataacggaaccacatttgtGGGTGCCAACAATTCTTTGTTGGAATTGGG encodes:
- the LOC140431650 gene encoding uncharacterized protein; the protein is MHVCNLRALEALKQPVEHWDALLKYILLEKLDSESVKEWEKANNGKVSQVSDLIYFLKTKADTLERYNLNKPNIQGTSVNNHVKFRHNSTKALVSTKSSFLSCPLCNQQHKLVHCSQFHSLDIPARINKVRRFKLCLNCLHSGHQQATCKYGECKKCNQKHHTLLHEFIENPLNPLSQFNDQVVASQSSPQTLSNTSQNQQILLSTVVVQVRDHLGVAHNCRALLDSGAQSNFITSSLVDLLGISGEQVNISVVGIAHVSSKINHKCNIVINSLQSIYSFPLECLIIPQICGQLPVCQIDASSLPIPANICLSDPNFHTPSEVNILISASIFWDLLCVGQDKLGPEKPILQKTRLGWIISGPLINTRVNSQQSTICGLSHNIETDDLSRFWEIEECSGTKLQSPEELLCEEHFKSTFRRNLDGRFIVSIPFKSQVDSLGESRSIAQRRFYSLEKRLLNDPIMKEQYVAFMEEYLSLGHMSRVTDCTLPVHSYYFPHHGVMKQDSLTTKLRVVFDGSCPSSSGHSLNDLQMVGPVMQNDLISILLRFRRILWRNHPKDPLHSYELNTVTYGSTSSSYLATRCLYQLSLEHSDTFPQASKIIAEDFYVDDLLTGSDSLEDLILNCKQVSEILSKGCFPLRKWTSNNSLFLKSIQESISLDTPFLFGANENTKTLGLQWCPSLDSLSYSIDSNVTPKIITKRSILSGIAQIFDPLGLLSPSIIKVKILMQLLWLEKLDWDEGVPLHIQSEWLSFRYQLHELNKLQIQRNVVLPNSVLIEMHGFCDASKVAYGAAIYIRSVDKKGNIFINLLCAKSKVAPVKKLSIPRLELSGALILSRLSKMVITSLNIQFNKIFLWSYSTITLGWIKTSSHVLKTFVGNRVSEIQSNTDPENWRHVPTDCNPADLLSRGIEPQVLSSCLFWWHGPSFLLDSPETWPVQVSFDKEKLPEFKTISNQFMIVSSTPLFDFEKYSSFSTLVRSVAYSLRFYYNSQRKNKATRVLGHLTTQEINNSTLTLVKLVQAEGFPSEIQCLRRGNAVSSKSRILSLNPFLDPEGLLRVGGRLSNSNFSYQKKHPILIQSNHKFTILFFRQEHFKLCHAGPQHLLAHVREKYWPLHGKSLARRTVRECLRCFRFNPDQVNPIMGDLPQSRVTPSFPFAVTGVDYAGPFAPRTSRHRGASSYKGYISLFVCLSTKAIHLEVVTDLSTEAFMAAIKRFIARRGKPCQMMSDNGTTFVGANNSLLELGKFLKTNGNKFPDMCAKSDINWKFIPAHSPHFGGLWEAGVKSVKANLKRVMTDTKLDYERFVTLLTQIEGVLNSRPLSALSSNPSDLLPLTHHSSLPH